The Xylocopa sonorina isolate GNS202 chromosome 17, iyXylSono1_principal, whole genome shotgun sequence DNA segment aCGAATCGATGGACAATTTCTATCAGTCTCGCATATTACATCAACTTAACTTGACGCGTTTGATCGGAATTCGAGACTAATCGACTCTCAGATAACATCGAAATCCAAAATTCCACAGCGTCGACGGAGTCAACGAAGGCGTTGCAGACCGTGACATCGATGACGGGGACCCTCGTTCCGGATGCACCCCTGGTGACCACGCTGCACTATTACCCTCACGCGCCCGCGTTGGTCCAAATCAGCCAGGCAGAGCCGACGCACTGCAGATCGCAGGTAAGTCACGCTCCGCTCGTTTTTCCTGTCCGTTCACCGCTCCAcatctatctctctctttctctctcactctccctcTTTATCGCTCTTCAATCGTGTCTTTCCAACGGTCTCTTTTTTCCACCTCCTCGCCCCGTTTACTACGCGCGTTAACGTCGAGTGACAAGAGGGAAAAGCAAACGACGAAGAGGAGGGACGAGAGTAATTATGCCAAGCTCAGGGCGCGGTCCAACCGTTCGCATAATGCGGAAACGTTGTGGCACATTGTATTAATCATGCGCAAACCTATTTGCATCGCTATCTGCATAGATATTGCTAACCGGCTCGCTGTTGACCCTGCAATTCCTGGCCACGCTGAACGCTCCCCATTGGTTTGTGTCCGTCCCGGTCTTTGGTTTactcttcgttgctcatttgtTCGTTACCCGATTTTCcaatccctctctttctctctctctctctctctctgtgtccCATTTGCGATTCGTATCGCGAACGCTGGACCGATTCCTCCTCGAATCGGTCCCTCTTTCGTACCTCCTCTTTCTGCGACTCGAAATTTTCTTTTCAACGTAATCTTCCACGCTACGCTTCGCTTGGTAGTTCTCTTCTCAAATCGCAACACGTTGCGACAGACTTGAATAAAGTTGGACTAAGCGTTTCTGGATTAATTAAACAGTTCGATCGTATGTTCGATGGGAAAGAACGATGCCGTTGTTTTTGCTTCACGTATTCCAACGCGTGGCTCTCGTCGTTACCTTCTGCGATTGTCTAACAAGTCACAGTGATCCAAACCACCGCAAGCCCTCCGAAGTATCCAATCCCAATCACCGATCGCTTCTTAATTCAGAGATACGTACAACTACGAACACAATCGAGACACACACGATACCCTTTAACCCAATCGCAACACACATTCGTCACGATAACACTCGACCAGCTAAAGAAATAAGTACGCAAAGACAACGGCATCGCATAATACAAGTCCAAACGTTGAAACCGAATATAGACTAGCAAAGACTCGCAGCAATCGAACGGCTGAAAATGATTAAAAAACCCAGCGTCGAGCAACCAACGGTGCTCGTCGAACCGACGCAACCACGCAGCTTGGTCCAACTTTGACGAAAACTCCGGCGTCGCCTAACTCGCCAGTATTTGTGATCCCGGAATATCCTGCGCGTAGCAGCGAAATTCGTTTCTGTCGAAGGCGACCTCGCCGGTTTCTTGTCTGACGCCGCCGCCTGAGGTGACCACGATCCACGCGATCGAGCCGCCGGAAGTGGCGCCCATCGTTGGCGTGCAGGACGCGTCGAACCAGACGGACGCGCCGGAACTGGACGAGCAGGATCCACCGTTGACGGAGGCCTGCGTGAAGCAGGAGCAAAGCTTGAGTCCCTGCCAGCTGCAGAACTCCGCGAACTTGACCACGACCACCACGAACATGACGAATCTGACCAATTTCGAGATCGTCGCTGCGTCCCCTGAAAAGGTGTGCAACGTCGTGCGAATAACCACGACCACGACCACCGTGAACCCCGCGGTCTGCAGCATCGTTGGCAAAGTGGACAAAGCGGAGAACACGATCATCAACATGGCCGACTGTCCGAAGTACTCGATCACGAAGGAGTGCAGAAGCGTCACGTCGATCGACAGGACGATCGAGCACGTGGTTACCAGACAGATCGACAGGGAACACGACGACAAGGGTCACGGACTGGTGGAGGAGGACGAGGAGACGTACGCTGAGGAGAGGATACGCTGCAGAAGCGGTCCAAGGATCATCGAGATCACTGAAGAGAATTGCGATAGCTTCCACGAGAATCTGGAGTTCTTTGGTAGAAGGAGGGATCACTCGTTGGATCGACACAGGAGGAAGAGTTACGTGGCAGAGTTGGCTGAGGGTGAACCGGAAGCGGAGCCTGATAGAAAGGCTGTGGAGAAATGCGAGGTAAGGATCCACGGGTACTCCCCTCTCTCCTTTCGTCTCAGTATTGTTGAAGATTCTCTCTCACTTATCTGGTTAGAGATCGAAGTGTTCGAGCACGCGTTTCTGAAAACGGTAGTCGAGTCTCGCGGTCCAAGCGATCATCTGTCATTGATAAACGCAACGCGGCGCATCTCGTTCGATAACGCGACAGAGTCGACAATTTAGTATTGATGGGAAAAGGTGGAGATACATGACGAGCTCTGACGGGTTTTACCCTGCCGGACGTGTGTGCCCAATCGTTTGGGAATCGCGTCCGGCTAGTTAAACGCCCGGGAGCCAATTTTCCTTACAGCCAGAAGAGTTACGAATGCCTCGCGTATCCTTGTCAGACGTTTCGAGGCGATGGCTGCGAGGACGATGGCGTTTATCCTGCTCTGCCGCGGTCAGCTGCTGGCTGGGATAGACTGCTAACCCGGGAGGTATAGGCGTATAGCCTTGGTACTCCTGTGTGCATATTTTCCATTCGTTAATGAGATTAATAAACGTCGAGAGAAGCGAAGCTTAGTTCGCATAATGCTGTCTTGTGTTCGTTGAATATGTTAGTATCGTTGAACGTGTTTTCAAAAAGCGAACGGGCTCTCGCAAACGATCTCCAGAACCATCAATGCTATCTCGTTCATCGCCGGTTTAAAGGATACTAACGTAGGCGTAGACACCATTATCGCTAAACGTATTCGCGTCGATCGTTTCTTTCCGAAACGAACGCGCGAACCATGCGTGGTAATCGACTCGCCAGGGGGACTGTACGCGACGTTACGATTTTCCAGGCCGAACTAACGAGAGCTGACGAGGTGACAGGTACAGAACTGCACAGAAAGTCGATTTCAGCGACGAATACGTGCGATCTCGAACAGATCCCGAAACCGCCGGAGGTACCGTGCGAGACTAAGTTAGACATTGAAACGAGTTACGAACCGCGCGAGAGAGCTCGCGACGAGCGTCCGCAAGCGCCTCCACCGCGTCCTCAGATCACAGTGAAGTCGTTCGACATGCCGAGCATCGATTGCGACGATCAGGTGATCGAACCAATTGTAATCAAGCAAGAGGCAGAGGAAACAGCGTACGAGGACTGTTCTTACAGATGCGAGGCCACGTCGACGACGGAGAAGCCAAAGTGCCAGGACACGGCGAACAAACGGCACTCGGTCGAGAAATCGCATCCTGGGATCGAGAACGTGGTGGAGAAGCTTAAGAAGAACGCAGCGGCTGCTCTGCAGGAGACAGCCACGCAGAAGGCGGACGACGCCAAGGAGAGAAACGCGGATGGCTTGCGATCGAGGAAACACTCGGAGGCGGCGCCCAGGAAATTGGAGAACGGCCTGAAGAAGCACATCCTCAGATCCTGCGAGAGTTCTTACTACACGGAGAAGCACGAGACGAGTCGCGAGCCAGAGGTGTCCTCGTCGGAGACGTCGAGGGCTGCTCAGATCCCGCAGGACGCTCCAAAGTGTCCAACCACCGCGCAACGACCCCTCGACTCTCCCTCGAACAAACACCCTCCGCCCAGGGACTATTTCCTGAACGACAACAACAACGACGCTAGAAGTAGCAACAATAACATCACAGGGATCAACGAGAAGGGCTCGACGGTCGTTAAGGAGGAGAAAGCTTCGTCACCGGACGTTTGCGACGCGACAGAGACGAAATGCAGCGATGATAAACTGATCACACCTAAAAAACTCAGGAAGCTGGACATTCCCGAGGACTCGTACGCTCTGACAACGGACAATCAACCAGTCAAGCACAGAACCTCTAATCAGAAACCAACAGTCGACATCAGCGGACTGGAATTGCTCTCGAACAGCATCGAGCAATTGGAACACTTAAAACCAGACGCGCAAACCGTAGCCACGGCTTCAGAGCTGGAAAACTCGCCGATCAAAGCAAAATTGATCTCGCCACAGAGTgagagcaacaacaacaacgtggACAGCCCTCTGGGCCTCCTGTGCGCCCTCGCAGAGCAGCGATTCATGGAGGAAGTGGGCGACAAGATCCCCAGGAAGCTCAATCTGGAGAGCTCCGAGGAGATCTCGCACGCTGGTAGGTTACTCTTGAATCTAGGCAGAGCCAGCCTCGCTGAGAAGGACGGAAGGAGCTGCGAGAAGAGGAAGTACGCGCAGGATGGCTCAGAGAGCTACGAAAGTCCCAAAAGGTTCAAGATGAATGGCGAGTCCGAGGACGACGAGGGCAAGTGCAATTCGTTGTACTATCGCAAGGGTAGACAGGAGAGGGTGCAAGGAGACGCGGTGTTCAGAGCGAAGGAACGCGCCAGCAGGAGGAGCATCGACTTCTCTGAGCGCAACGGGGTTAATCCTGGCGAGGACGTCGCGTTGAAGGACGCAGCGCCAGTCAGGAAGAGCAGCCCCTACAGAGATTTGGATTACGAACGGAACGACAGCTTCGAGCAATACGAGAGACGCTACGATAGATATCAAGTGAACGGGACGTACGACGAGAAGGAGCACGGCGATGGGAATCTGTCTGACTCTGACACGGATCTGTACGGTCGCAAAATGTCCGCTGACGATAGGATGGACGAGGTGGACATCAGAAACTGCAAACGGCGGTTCTCAGCGGGCGAACATCGCGATTGCCACGATTACAGGAACCTGCAggcgaaattagacgcgaagaAGTTTATCGCCAAGAAGGGCCACGTCGACAACGAGGCGGACTGGCCGAATATCGACGCCATGGAGCTCGATATGAGGGTCAGGTTAGCCGATATCCAGAGACAGTACAGGGAGAAACAGAGGGAGCTCTCTAAGTTGACTCCTAAGAAGGATGAAAAGAAAAGTCCTGGTAGACCGCGAAAGAAAAGCCATTCCTCGAGGTGGGTGCAATTCTTTATTTCTATCGTCGAGTATACCTGTGTATTAGTACGCCTGAAAGCCATTCCTGAAAGGTTGGTTCAATTATTTATTTCGTTATCGAGTCTCCTGCCCGTTTAGCACTTTGATTCCTGGTCATTTTAGCCCCGTAGAGTCTGTAGAtatttttaaaaaaaattacaagTCCTTTGGATGTATAAGCTGGAAGAGATGAGATGACGCTCGTAGGTTCCAAAGTGTTAAGCAGTATTTTATCGTGTATATCGATTCTTCTTGCGAAATTTTTCCAAATTCCATCTCCATCTCTCGTTTATATTGTGAAAATATGATTGTGTTAAATTGAGTTAAGAATTGTGTTAAATACGAATCGGTAGTGTTTAGAGAAAGGCTTGAAAATGATGAATACCCTCGATGGATTCGACGAAACACCATAAtataccaaaaaaaaaagaaaaattgttaaAATAACGCTCTGTAATTGTTCGTTTCAAAAAGTCAGCGAATTGCACGAGGGGAGGAATGAACGGTTAATTGATAATGTTCAAAGTTCCGATCACGGGCCACTCGCGTCGCCGTCGATGTTGGACTCGATGTCCTCGCCGCAGAAATCACCGCCGCGTTCACCGGATGGGGCCCCGTCGCCGTTGACCTCGACCGTCCTGGCGATGCCGAGGTGCAACGTGAACCTGGTGAAGCTGGGCGAGCCGAGGAGTCACATCAAACTGTTGGACAGTATCCCCAGCATTCCGATCCCCGTTCCACCGGTCGCGTCGCCGATCACTGTGCTACCGTCGAGCAAATCGTCGCAGGACGATGACGAGAAGAGCACGGGAAGGGTGAGTTAAATGCCGCGAGGATTGCGCGGACGAGAGACCAATTGGTAGCTTAATTCTTTGATTACTGTATTGCAAATTTAAGTCTTCCaagcgcaaaatttctaagctttaatTTTTCAAGCGTTAGTTTCCAAGCGTAAGTCTTCAAAGCGTTAATTCTCTACGCGTAAGTTTCGAAGCGTAGGTTTTCTAAGCGTTAATTTTCTACGCGTGAGTTTTCTAACCGTTAATTTTCTACGCGTAAATTTTCGAAGCGTCAATTTTCCAAGCGTTAATTTTGTACGCGCAAGTTTCCAAGCGTTAAGTTTTCGAAGCGTTAATTTTCTACGCGTAAGTTTTCGAAGCGTTAATTTCGTACGCGCAAGTTTCCAAGCGTAAATTTTCTAAGTATTAATTTTCTACGCATAAGTTTCCTAAGAAATCAATAACAGTCAAAGGGTTAAAATCGACATCAAATTGAATCGAAACAAAATTCATCAAATTCTACAAAAATCCACGCAGCTTGGCTACGACACATCATCGCCAGCGCCAACGATCGCAAGTTCCAGCTCAGCGTCGAAGAAACGGAAGGTTGGTCGTCCCAGGAAGTTGATGTGCTCGTCCGGAAGCGTCAGACATCTCACGGAAACGATAGTCGCGAAGAAACCCAAGAGCAAGAGTTCCCTGGTCGGCTATCTCTTGTCATCGAAGAACAGACACCTTCAAACAAAAGTGAGCTCATCTCTCTGCATCAATCGAATTTATTTATCACGAAGTTGTGCGAAATATAAATTGATTGTTGAACAGTACGTTAACAAAACCGGTTACACCCCGTTGCCGTTCAAGACCATCGGATTGTCGTCCCTGAAGTCTTCCTCGAAGAGTCACAAATCGTCCAAGTCGAAAGCAAAACCAGCGAAGCAAACGCCGTTGCACAATAAGAACGTGATCAGCTCGATTATCGCAGAGAAGGCTAAACTGAGCCAGGAAGTGAAGCTGGACAAGCAGAACAAGATGAAGCCGAAGCTGAAGGCTGAGGCGAAGGTGAAAACCTGGGAGGACGACGAATCGAACAGCGTTGCAGAGAACATCTTACCAGAATCCACTGTGCAAGAACCGATCCAGGTAATCTCGTGCTCTTCTACTCTGATTCATCTtctaaaataaagaaaaatctCAAAAATTCTTAGATaagtttatttattaaaattgaCGATTAACAAAATAATTGACCATTCCAAATTTATCAAGGACGATCCTGTTCAGGAGATGCCAGTGGACACGACAGAGCTCGTGGAGAAGGAGCCAGAGAAGATCCGCCACGAGGTTCGTCACGAGAagtcgaagaagaagaaacggaaGTCGAGCTCGTCGTCACCTTCGAGGCGCAAGTCGAGCGACCGCGAGAAGAAGGAGTCGAAACGGCGGAAGTCCCTCGAGTGTAAAGAGTGCAAAGAATGCGCGAAGGCAGCGCGCGCTGAGAAGACGGAGGTGGCGAACAATTGCAAATTAACGTCTGCACACTTGGCCATAGACCAGCTGAGGGTGTT contains these protein-coding regions:
- the Wge gene encoding BAH domain and coiled-coil containing protein winged eye isoform X3; this translates as MLVPPVVQSGTADRPVGDTGARTQQTSGPAAAATLWPLAPAQSNHVPNQQSQGIPPLAATPAPAHNQGVSRYGLYSLFPGGGGGSYVAATPATPGPPTPARAYHATTHKVSESVFSAAVGVGVGGYTWGAPTPPPGSPYSPVPVTQLELLAKNLASLAPPGQQALSLQGVGVNVGSLHHAQHTQHTQHTQHTLNLTGLHHLHHGGLHQNTFSPQLSLVTGNAPTLTINSFSSPNSTGNVVPTTGVLLQEYQSPTGSTTGCSVTVNGTSCPTSSTTSTMVVQGGQTGNQVVQATGKKREAFLPSQGQPVKLENKSSRQSCVCRNSNGKTKVVHSDAGCSRTLPVASSWNGQDANCNGNNNAGNNLVKREPLASVPCQVAEVSTSLHATTTSVKIEPVPPKSENGIVVSNAGAGGVPVGIAVARQRLQHQETSTSMRNVSLSHHTSHHASYHHFQPDNLGSSTAMAVGGATLVHCGGPGGEDRPAHLAIPSGALAPSLNAALGSSLNSSLNSSLNSTLGSIGAAANAATAATAAATAAWPPTLWQYPAAAAAAAAAAAAMPMEPVGFPQMGVGLQGGLQLVRDPTTGHLLLIHAAEQMQQAVVWPNYSNHNNGNVAPPPLLLPPPPPSLQLLSDIGGARLVLTESKRKQQSTLPIVKIEADCGASPTTIITSTESTKALQTVTSMTGTLVPDAPLVTTLHYYPHAPALVQISQAEPTHCRSQATSPVSCLTPPPEVTTIHAIEPPEVAPIVGVQDASNQTDAPELDEQDPPLTEACVKQEQSLSPCQLQNSANLTTTTTNMTNLTNFEIVAASPEKVCNVVRITTTTTTVNPAVCSIVGKVDKAENTIINMADCPKYSITKECRSVTSIDRTIEHVVTRQIDREHDDKGHGLVEEDEETYAEERIRCRSGPRIIEITEENCDSFHENLEFFGRRRDHSLDRHRRKSYVAELAEGEPEAEPDRKAVEKCEAELTRADEVTGTELHRKSISATNTCDLEQIPKPPEVPCETKLDIETSYEPRERARDERPQAPPPRPQITVKSFDMPSIDCDDQVIEPIVIKQEAEETAYEDCSYRCEATSTTEKPKCQDTANKRHSVEKSHPGIENVVEKLKKNAAAALQETATQKADDAKERNADGLRSRKHSEAAPRKLENGLKKHILRSCESSYYTEKHETSREPEVSSSETSRAAQIPQDAPKCPTTAQRPLDSPSNKHPPPRDYFLNDNNNDARSSNNNITGINEKGSTVVKEEKASSPDVCDATETKCSDDKLITPKKLRKLDIPEDSYALTTDNQPVKHRTSNQKPTVDISGLELLSNSIEQLEHLKPDAQTVATASELENSPIKAKLISPQSESNNNNVDSPLGLLCALAEQRFMEEVGDKIPRKLNLESSEEISHAGRLLLNLGRASLAEKDGRSCEKRKYAQDGSESYESPKRFKMNGESEDDEGKCNSLYYRKGRQERVQGDAVFRAKERASRRSIDFSERNGVNPGEDVALKDAAPVRKSSPYRDLDYERNDSFEQYERRYDRYQVNGTYDEKEHGDGNLSDSDTDLYGRKMSADDRMDEVDIRNCKRRFSAGEHRDCHDYRNLQAKLDAKKFIAKKGHVDNEADWPNIDAMELDMRVRLADIQRQYREKQRELSKLTPKKDEKKSPGRPRKKSHSSSSDHGPLASPSMLDSMSSPQKSPPRSPDGAPSPLTSTVLAMPRCNVNLVKLGEPRSHIKLLDSIPSIPIPVPPVASPITVLPSSKSSQDDDEKSTGRLGYDTSSPAPTIASSSSASKKRKVGRPRKLMCSSGSVRHLTETIVAKKPKSKSSLVGYLLSSKNRHLQTKVSSSLCINRIYLSRSCAKYKLIVEQYVNKTGYTPLPFKTIGLSSLKSSSKSHKSSKSKAKPAKQTPLHNKNVISSIIAEKAKLSQEVKLDKQNKMKPKLKAEAKVKTWEDDESNSVAENILPESTVQEPIQDDPVQEMPVDTTELVEKEPEKIRHEVRHEKSKKKKRKSSSSSPSRRKSSDREKKESKRRKSLECKECKECAKAARAEKTEVANNCKLTSAHLAIDQLRVLTAMGGLFYAGRLSAVQAPDVYAITLDGERGNRPHIHSREEILRDTIVEVCPTSTKELPPGTRLCAYWSQQYRCLYPGTSVEPSESDPELDEKFVSVEFDDGDSGRIALDDIRLLQPDYPVVEYDPNPLLSLGKRRRQTSVSTDDKRSSSNSQPSTSVVTNSLSAIPAVTSTTSCYISSSEAQSLERHKSDDMDAKDLEEYRERKRMKKRRRDKLKRLQEAQEGKKKHRKHKCCEEHRKHKHRKHRKHKHRHSHHSSHSEGSHISSGESCCGQKSEEELPKEAVAKVDEEEVEEEPVAQEEVVPEPIKEPVREEKPEKPKKADKKSKMRERQESVESRSKMAAFLPARQLWGWAGKGYRRPGAKGRAKKQFFRAIQRGNETIQIGDSAVFLSTGRPDRPYIGRIESMWETSSSNMIVKVKWFYHPEETVRCPKNLKYPGALFESPHMDENDVQTISHKCEVLPLQEYTEKLGKEPHRYLTIYDNNDIYYLAGHYDPTTHLLTMQPGVV
- the Wge gene encoding BAH domain and coiled-coil containing protein winged eye isoform X7 produces the protein MLVPPVVQSGTADRPVGDTGARTQQTSGPAAAATLWPLAPAQSNHVPNQQSQGIPPLAATPAPAHNQGVSRYGLYSLFPGGGGGSYVAATPATPGPPTPARAYHATTHKVSESVFSAAVGVGVGGYTWGAPTPPPGSPYSPVPVTQLELLAKNLASLAPPGQQALSLQGVGVNVGSLHHAQHTQHTQHTQHTLNLTGLHHLHHGGLHQNTFSPQLSLVTGNAPTLTINSFSSPNSTGNVVPTTGVLLQEYQSPTGSTTGCSVTVNGTSCPTSSTTSTMVVQGGQTGNQVVQATGKKREAFLPSQGQPVKLENKSSRQSCVCRNSNGKTKVVHSDAGCSRTLPVASSWNGQDANCNGNNNAGNNLVKREPLASVPCQVAEVSTSLHATTTSVKIEPVPPKSENGIVVSNAGAGGVPVGIAVARQRLQHQETSTSMRNVSLSHHTSHHASYHHFQPDNLGSSTAMAVGGATLVHCGGPGGEDRPAHLAIPSGALAPSLNAALGSSLNSSLNSSLNSTLGSIGAAANAATAATAAATAAWPPTLWQYPAAAAAAAAAAAAMPMEPVGFPQMGVGLQGGLQLVRDPTTGHLLLIHAAEQMQQAVVWPNYSNHNNGNVAPPPLLLPPPPPSLQLLSDIGGARLVLTESKRKQQSTLPIVKIEADCGASPTTIITSTESTKALQTVTSMTGTLVPDAPLVTTLHYYPHAPALVQISQAEPTHCRSQATSPVSCLTPPPEVTTIHAIEPPEVAPIVGVQDASNQTDAPELDEQDPPLTEACVKQEQSLSPCQLQNSANLTTTTTNMTNLTNFEIVAASPEKVCNVVRITTTTTTVNPAVCSIVGKVDKAENTIINMADCPKYSITKECRSVTSIDRTIEHVVTRQIDREHDDKGHGLVEEDEETYAEERIRCRSGPRIIEITEENCDSFHENLEFFGRRRDHSLDRHRRKSYVAELAEGEPEAEPDRKAVEKCEAELTRADEVTGTELHRKSISATNTCDLEQIPKPPEVPCETKLDIETSYEPRERARDERPQAPPPRPQITVKSFDMPSIDCDDQVIEPIVIKQEAEETAYEDCSYRCEATSTTEKPKCQDTANKRHSVEKSHPGIENVVEKLKKNAAAALQETATQKADDAKERNADGLRSRKHSEAAPRKLENGLKKHILRSCESSYYTEKHETSREPEVSSSETSRAAQIPQDAPKCPTTAQRPLDSPSNKHPPPRDYFLNDNNNDARSSNNNITGINEKGSTVVKEEKASSPDVCDATETKCSDDKLITPKKLRKLDIPEDSYALTTDNQPVKHRTSNQKPTVDISGLELLSNSIEQLEHLKPDAQTVATASELENSPIKAKLISPQSESNNNNVDSPLGLLCALAEQRFMEEVGDKIPRKLNLESSEEISHAGRLLLNLGRASLAEKDGRSCEKRKYAQDGSESYESPKRFKMNGESEDDEGKCNSLYYRKGRQERVQGDAVFRAKERASRRSIDFSERNGVNPGEDVALKDAAPVRKSSPYRDLDYERNDSFEQYERRYDRYQVNGTYDEKEHGDGNLSDSDTDLYGRKMSADDRMDEVDIRNCKRRFSAGEHRDCHDYRNLQAKLDAKKFIAKKGHVDNEADWPNIDAMELDMRVRLADIQRQYREKQRELSKLTPKKDEKKSPGRPRKKSHSSSSDHGPLASPSMLDSMSSPQKSPPRSPDGAPSPLTSTVLAMPRCNVNLVKLGEPRSHIKLLDSIPSIPIPVPPVASPITVLPSSKSSQDDDEKSTGRLGYDTSSPAPTIASSSSASKKRKVGRPRKLMCSSGSVRHLTETIVAKKPKSKSSLVGYLLSSKNRHLQTKYVNKTGYTPLPFKTIGLSSLKSSSKSHKSSKSKAKPAKQTPLHNKNVISSIIAEKAKLSQEVKLDKQNKMKPKLKAEAKVKTWEDDESNSVAENILPESTVQEPIQDDPVQEMPVDTTELVEKEPEKIRHEVRHEKSKKKKRKSSSSSPSRRKSSDREKKESKRRKSLECKECKECAKAARAEKTEVANNCKLTSAHLAIDQLRVLTAMGGLFYAGRLSAVQAPDVYAITLDGERGNRPHIHSREEILRDTIVEVCPTSTKELPPGTRLCAYWSQQYRCLYPGTSVEPSESDPELDEKFVSVEFDDGDSGRIALDDIRLLQPDYPVVEYDPNPLLSLGKRRRQTSVSTDDKRSSSNSQPSTSVVTNSLSAIPAVTSTTSCYISSSEAQSLERHKSDDMDAKDLEEYRERKRMKKRRRDKLKRLQEAQEGKKKHRKHKCCEEHRKHKHRKHRKHKHRHSHHSSHSEGSHISSGESCCGQKSEEELPKEAVAKVDEEEVEEEPVAQEEVVPEPIKEPVREEKPEKPKKADKKSKMRERQESVESRSKMAAFLPARQLWGWAGKGYRRPGAKGRAKKQFFRAIQRGNETIQIGDSAVFLSTGRPDRPYIGRIESMWETSSSNMIVKVKWFYHPEETVRCPKNLKYPGALFESPHMDENDVQTISHKCEVLPLQEYTEKLGKEPHRYLTIYDNNDIYYLAGHYDPTTHLLTMQPGVV
- the Wge gene encoding BAH domain and coiled-coil containing protein winged eye isoform X5 gives rise to the protein MLVPPVVQSGTADRPVGDTGARTQQTSGPAAAATLWPLAPAQSNHVPNQQSQGIPPLAATPAPAHNQGVSRYGLYSLFPGGGGGSYVAATPATPGPPTPARAYHATTHKVSESVFSAAVGVGVGGYTWGAPTPPPGSPYSPVPVTQLELLAKNLASLAPPGQQALSLQGVGVNVGSLHHAQHTQHTQHTQHTLNLTGLHHLHHGGLHQNTFSPQLSLVTGNAPTLTINSFSSPNSTGNVVPTTGVLLQEYQSPTGSTTGCSVTVNGTSCPTSSTTSTMVVQGGQTGNQVVQATGKKREAFLPSQGQPVKLENKSSRQSCVCRNSNGIVVSNAGAGGVPVGIAVARQRLQHQETSTSMRNVSLSHHTSHHASYHHFQPDNLGSSTAMAVGGATLVHCGGPGGEDRPAHLAIPSGALAPSLNAALGSSLNSSLNSSLNSTLGSIGAAANAATAATAAATAAWPPTLWQYPAAAAAAAAAAAAMPMEPVGFPQMGVGLQGGLQLVRDPTTGHLLLIHAAEQMQQAVVWPNYSNHNNGNVAPPPLLLPPPPPSLQLLSDIGGARLVLTESKRKQQSTLPIVKIEADCGASPTTIITSTESTKALQTVTSMTGTLVPDAPLVTTLHYYPHAPALVQISQAEPTHCRSQQRNSFLSKATSPVSCLTPPPEVTTIHAIEPPEVAPIVGVQDASNQTDAPELDEQDPPLTEACVKQEQSLSPCQLQNSANLTTTTTNMTNLTNFEIVAASPEKVCNVVRITTTTTTVNPAVCSIVGKVDKAENTIINMADCPKYSITKECRSVTSIDRTIEHVVTRQIDREHDDKGHGLVEEDEETYAEERIRCRSGPRIIEITEENCDSFHENLEFFGRRRDHSLDRHRRKSYVAELAEGEPEAEPDRKAVEKCEAELTRADEVTGTELHRKSISATNTCDLEQIPKPPEVPCETKLDIETSYEPRERARDERPQAPPPRPQITVKSFDMPSIDCDDQVIEPIVIKQEAEETAYEDCSYRCEATSTTEKPKCQDTANKRHSVEKSHPGIENVVEKLKKNAAAALQETATQKADDAKERNADGLRSRKHSEAAPRKLENGLKKHILRSCESSYYTEKHETSREPEVSSSETSRAAQIPQDAPKCPTTAQRPLDSPSNKHPPPRDYFLNDNNNDARSSNNNITGINEKGSTVVKEEKASSPDVCDATETKCSDDKLITPKKLRKLDIPEDSYALTTDNQPVKHRTSNQKPTVDISGLELLSNSIEQLEHLKPDAQTVATASELENSPIKAKLISPQSESNNNNVDSPLGLLCALAEQRFMEEVGDKIPRKLNLESSEEISHAGRLLLNLGRASLAEKDGRSCEKRKYAQDGSESYESPKRFKMNGESEDDEGKCNSLYYRKGRQERVQGDAVFRAKERASRRSIDFSERNGVNPGEDVALKDAAPVRKSSPYRDLDYERNDSFEQYERRYDRYQVNGTYDEKEHGDGNLSDSDTDLYGRKMSADDRMDEVDIRNCKRRFSAGEHRDCHDYRNLQAKLDAKKFIAKKGHVDNEADWPNIDAMELDMRVRLADIQRQYREKQRELSKLTPKKDEKKSPGRPRKKSHSSSSDHGPLASPSMLDSMSSPQKSPPRSPDGAPSPLTSTVLAMPRCNVNLVKLGEPRSHIKLLDSIPSIPIPVPPVASPITVLPSSKSSQDDDEKSTGRLGYDTSSPAPTIASSSSASKKRKVGRPRKLMCSSGSVRHLTETIVAKKPKSKSSLVGYLLSSKNRHLQTKVSSSLCINRIYLSRSCAKYKLIVEQYVNKTGYTPLPFKTIGLSSLKSSSKSHKSSKSKAKPAKQTPLHNKNVISSIIAEKAKLSQEVKLDKQNKMKPKLKAEAKVKTWEDDESNSVAENILPESTVQEPIQDDPVQEMPVDTTELVEKEPEKIRHEVRHEKSKKKKRKSSSSSPSRRKSSDREKKESKRRKSLECKECKECAKAARAEKTEVANNCKLTSAHLAIDQLRVLTAMGGLFYAGRLSAVQAPDVYAITLDGERGNRPHIHSREEILRDTIVEVCPTSTKELPPGTRLCAYWSQQYRCLYPGTSVEPSESDPELDEKFVSVEFDDGDSGRIALDDIRLLQPDYPVVEYDPNPLLSLGKRRRQTSVSTDDKRSSSNSQPSTSVVTNSLSAIPAVTSTTSCYISSSEAQSLERHKSDDMDAKDLEEYRERKRMKKRRRDKLKRLQEAQEGKKKHRKHKCCEEHRKHKHRKHRKHKHRHSHHSSHSEGSHISSGESCCGQKSEEELPKEAVAKVDEEEVEEEPVAQEEVVPEPIKEPVREEKPEKPKKADKKSKMRERQESVESRSKMAAFLPARQLWGWAGKGYRRPGAKGRAKKQFFRAIQRGNETIQIGDSAVFLSTGRPDRPYIGRIESMWETSSSNMIVKVKWFYHPEETVRCPKNLKYPGALFESPHMDENDVQTISHKCEVLPLQEYTEKLGKEPHRYLTIYDNNDIYYLAGHYDPTTHLLTMQPGVV